The following coding sequences are from one Salvelinus namaycush isolate Seneca chromosome 23, SaNama_1.0, whole genome shotgun sequence window:
- the LOC120018164 gene encoding phosphatidylinositol-binding clathrin assembly protein-like isoform X2 yields the protein MSGQSITDRITAAQHSVTGSAVSKTVCKATTHEIMGPKKKHLDYLIHCTNEMNVNIPQLADSLFERTTSTSWVVVFKSLIATHHLMVYGNERFVQYLASRNTLFNLSNFLDKSGLQGLSLPGYDMSTFIRRYSRYLNEKAVSYRQVAFDFTKVKRGVDGVMRTMNTEKLLKTIPIIQSQMDALLDFNVNANELTNGVINAGFMLLFKDSIRLFAAYNEGIINLLEKYFDMKKTQCKEGLDIYKKFLTRMTRISEFLKVAEVGIDRGDIPDLSQAPSSLLEALEQHLASLEGKKVKDSTAASRASTLSNAVSSLASTGMSFTKVDEREKQAALEEEQARLKALKEQRLKELSKRPSFTTTDTSPVSTTGGTISTAPAIDLFSTPSCSNGALKMESDLFDIQQTFNPSVQASSTGLPVATAWAGYSTASQAPPPGALQVDFESVFGAKAIGVNNIDSDDILKPTMVGSNQALCSINQLSDKLVGVDLDSSLANLVGNLGIGNGTTKNDIHWSQPGEKRLTGGSNWQPKAAPNTTWNPVSMTPPVMAYPATTPTGMVGGYGMPPQQLGSMGMMNQPTMMYNQPIMRPPNPFGSVSSAQPSAASSPSSQSPLRAPGQDPFAQLSLKDFL from the exons ATGTCGGGGCAGAGCATTACTGACAGGATAACTGCAGCCCAGCACAGTGTAACTGGATCTGCTGTGTCGAAAACAGTATGCAAGGCCACCACACATGAAATAATGGGCCCGAAAAAGAAACATTTGGATT ACCTGATCCATTGCACCAATGAGATGAATGTGAACATTCCCCAGCTGGCTGACTCACTGTTTGAGAGGACCACCAGCACGAGCTGGGTGGTGGTCTTCAAGTCGCTCATCGCCACACACCACCTTATGGTCTACGGCAATGAG CGTTTTGTGCAGTACTTGGCTTCAAGGAACACATTATTCAACCTCAGTAATTTTTTGGACAAAAGTGGTTTACAAG gtctctctctcccaggctaCGATATGTCCACATTTATCCGGAGGTACAGTCGATATCTGAATGAAAAGGCTGTGTCATACAGACAGGTTGCCTTTGACTTCACTAAAGTAAAGCGAGG GGTGGATGGGGTGATGAGGACCATGAATACAGAGAAGCTACTGAAGACCATCCCTATCATACAAAGCCAGATGGACGCCCTCCTCGACTTCAAT GTTAATGCCAATGAGCTCACAAACGGAGTGATCAATGCAGGGTTCATGCTCCTCTTCAAAGATTCCATTAGGCTTTTTGCTGCATATAACGAAGGCATCATCAACCTGCTGG AGAAGTACTTTGACATGAAGAAAACCCAGTGTAAAGAGGGCCTGGATATCTACAAGAAGTTCCTGACACGAATGACCCGAATCTCAGAGTTCCTTAAAGTGGCAGAG GTGGGGATTGATCGAGGAGACATTCCAGACCTTTCCCAG GCTCCCAGTAGCCTCCTGGAAGCTCTGGAGCAGCACCTGGCCTCTCTAGAGGGGAAGAAAGTCAAAGACTCCACTGCTGCCAGCAG GGCTAGTACTCTATCCAACGCAGTGTCCTCGCTGGCCAGTACAGGGATGTCTTTTACTAAAGTAGACGAGCGGGAGAAGCAGGCTGCTCTGGAGGAGGAACAGGCTCGTCTCAAAGCACTGAAG GAACAGAGGCTGAAGGAGCTCTCTAAGAGGCCTTCCTTCACCACCACAGACACGTCTCCGGTCTCCACCACCGGGGGCACTATCAGCACAGCCCCGGCAATCGACCTCTTCTCCACACCCAGCTGCTCCAATGG tgCTCTGAAGATGGAGAGTGACCTGTTTGACATTCAGCAGACCTTTAACCCTTCAGTGCAGGCCAGTTCTACAGGGCTTCCTGTGGCCACAGCATGGGCAG GGTACTCCACAGCATCACAGGCCCCTCCCCCAGGAGCACTCCAGGTGGATTTCGAGTCAGTCTTTGGAGCCAAAGCTATCGGCGTTAACAACATTGACTCTGATG ACATCCTGAAACCCACCATGGTCGGCTCCAATCAGGCCCTGTGCTCCATCAATCAGCTGTCAGACAAACTGGTCGGAGTTGACCTGGACTCCTCCCTGGCCAACCTGGTGGGCA ATCTCGGGATTGGAAATGGCACAACAAAAAA TGACATCCACTGGAGCCAGCCTGGGGAGAAGAGGCTGACTGGCGGGAGCAACTGGCAGCCCAAGGCAGCCCCAAACACCACCTGGAACCCCGTCTCCATG ACCCCCCCAGTCATGGCCTACCCTGCCACAACACCAACAGGCATGGTGGGGGGATATGGCATG CCACCTCAACAGCTTGGCTCTATGGGTATGATGAACCAACCCACCATGATGTACAACCAGCCCATCATGAGGCCGCCCAACCCCTTCGGCTCTGTTTCCAGTGCCCAG CCCTCTGCAGCCTCTAGTCCTTCCAGCCAGAGTCCTCTCAGAGCCCCCGGACAGGACCCATTTGCACAGCTCTCTCTCAAGGATTTCTTGTAG
- the LOC120018164 gene encoding phosphatidylinositol-binding clathrin assembly protein-like isoform X4, producing the protein MSGQSITDRITAAQHSVTGSAVSKTVCKATTHEIMGPKKKHLDYLIHCTNEMNVNIPQLADSLFERTTSTSWVVVFKSLIATHHLMVYGNERFVQYLASRNTLFNLSNFLDKSGLQGYDMSTFIRRYSRYLNEKAVSYRQVAFDFTKVKRGVDGVMRTMNTEKLLKTIPIIQSQMDALLDFNVNANELTNGVINAGFMLLFKDSIRLFAAYNEGIINLLEKYFDMKKTQCKEGLDIYKKFLTRMTRISEFLKVAEQVGIDRGDIPDLSQAPSSLLEALEQHLASLEGKKVKDSTAASRASTLSNAVSSLASTGMSFTKVDEREKQAALEEEQARLKALKEQRLKELSKRPSFTTTDTSPVSTTGGTISTAPAIDLFSTPSCSNGALKMESDLFDIQQTFNPSVQASSTGLPVATAWAGYSTASQAPPPGALQVDFESVFGAKAIGVNNIDSDDILKPTMVGSNQALCSINQLSDKLVGVDLDSSLANLVGNLGIGNGTTKNDIHWSQPGEKRLTGGSNWQPKAAPNTTWNPVSMTPPVMAYPATTPTGMVGGYGMPPQQLGSMGMMNQPTMMYNQPIMRPPNPFGSVSSAQPSAASSPSSQSPLRAPGQDPFAQLSLKDFL; encoded by the exons ATGTCGGGGCAGAGCATTACTGACAGGATAACTGCAGCCCAGCACAGTGTAACTGGATCTGCTGTGTCGAAAACAGTATGCAAGGCCACCACACATGAAATAATGGGCCCGAAAAAGAAACATTTGGATT ACCTGATCCATTGCACCAATGAGATGAATGTGAACATTCCCCAGCTGGCTGACTCACTGTTTGAGAGGACCACCAGCACGAGCTGGGTGGTGGTCTTCAAGTCGCTCATCGCCACACACCACCTTATGGTCTACGGCAATGAG CGTTTTGTGCAGTACTTGGCTTCAAGGAACACATTATTCAACCTCAGTAATTTTTTGGACAAAAGTGGTTTACAAG gctaCGATATGTCCACATTTATCCGGAGGTACAGTCGATATCTGAATGAAAAGGCTGTGTCATACAGACAGGTTGCCTTTGACTTCACTAAAGTAAAGCGAGG GGTGGATGGGGTGATGAGGACCATGAATACAGAGAAGCTACTGAAGACCATCCCTATCATACAAAGCCAGATGGACGCCCTCCTCGACTTCAAT GTTAATGCCAATGAGCTCACAAACGGAGTGATCAATGCAGGGTTCATGCTCCTCTTCAAAGATTCCATTAGGCTTTTTGCTGCATATAACGAAGGCATCATCAACCTGCTGG AGAAGTACTTTGACATGAAGAAAACCCAGTGTAAAGAGGGCCTGGATATCTACAAGAAGTTCCTGACACGAATGACCCGAATCTCAGAGTTCCTTAAAGTGGCAGAG CAGGTGGGGATTGATCGAGGAGACATTCCAGACCTTTCCCAG GCTCCCAGTAGCCTCCTGGAAGCTCTGGAGCAGCACCTGGCCTCTCTAGAGGGGAAGAAAGTCAAAGACTCCACTGCTGCCAGCAG GGCTAGTACTCTATCCAACGCAGTGTCCTCGCTGGCCAGTACAGGGATGTCTTTTACTAAAGTAGACGAGCGGGAGAAGCAGGCTGCTCTGGAGGAGGAACAGGCTCGTCTCAAAGCACTGAAG GAACAGAGGCTGAAGGAGCTCTCTAAGAGGCCTTCCTTCACCACCACAGACACGTCTCCGGTCTCCACCACCGGGGGCACTATCAGCACAGCCCCGGCAATCGACCTCTTCTCCACACCCAGCTGCTCCAATGG tgCTCTGAAGATGGAGAGTGACCTGTTTGACATTCAGCAGACCTTTAACCCTTCAGTGCAGGCCAGTTCTACAGGGCTTCCTGTGGCCACAGCATGGGCAG GGTACTCCACAGCATCACAGGCCCCTCCCCCAGGAGCACTCCAGGTGGATTTCGAGTCAGTCTTTGGAGCCAAAGCTATCGGCGTTAACAACATTGACTCTGATG ACATCCTGAAACCCACCATGGTCGGCTCCAATCAGGCCCTGTGCTCCATCAATCAGCTGTCAGACAAACTGGTCGGAGTTGACCTGGACTCCTCCCTGGCCAACCTGGTGGGCA ATCTCGGGATTGGAAATGGCACAACAAAAAA TGACATCCACTGGAGCCAGCCTGGGGAGAAGAGGCTGACTGGCGGGAGCAACTGGCAGCCCAAGGCAGCCCCAAACACCACCTGGAACCCCGTCTCCATG ACCCCCCCAGTCATGGCCTACCCTGCCACAACACCAACAGGCATGGTGGGGGGATATGGCATG CCACCTCAACAGCTTGGCTCTATGGGTATGATGAACCAACCCACCATGATGTACAACCAGCCCATCATGAGGCCGCCCAACCCCTTCGGCTCTGTTTCCAGTGCCCAG CCCTCTGCAGCCTCTAGTCCTTCCAGCCAGAGTCCTCTCAGAGCCCCCGGACAGGACCCATTTGCACAGCTCTCTCTCAAGGATTTCTTGTAG
- the LOC120018164 gene encoding phosphatidylinositol-binding clathrin assembly protein-like isoform X6 — protein sequence MSGQSITDRITAAQHSVTGSAVSKTVCKATTHEIMGPKKKHLDYLIHCTNEMNVNIPQLADSLFERTTSTSWVVVFKSLIATHHLMVYGNERFVQYLASRNTLFNLSNFLDKSGLQGLSLPGYDMSTFIRRYSRYLNEKAVSYRQVAFDFTKVKRGVDGVMRTMNTEKLLKTIPIIQSQMDALLDFNVNANELTNGVINAGFMLLFKDSIRLFAAYNEGIINLLEKYFDMKKTQCKEGLDIYKKFLTRMTRISEFLKVAEQVGIDRGDIPDLSQAPSSLLEALEQHLASLEGKKVKDSTAASRASTLSNAVSSLASTGMSFTKVDEREKQAALEEEQARLKALKEQRLKELSKRPSFTTTDTSPVSTTGGTISTAPAIDLFSTPSCSNGALKMESDLFDIQQTFNPSVQASSTGLPVATAWAGYSTASQAPPPGALQVDFESVFGAKAIGVNNIDSDDILKPTMVGSNQALCSINQLSDKLVGVDLDSSLANLVGNLGIGNGTTKNDIHWSQPGEKRLTGGSNWQPKAAPNTTWNPVSMTPPVMAYPATTPTGMVGGYGMPPQQLGSMGMMNQPTMMYNQPIMRPPNPFGSVSSAQMQFM from the exons ATGTCGGGGCAGAGCATTACTGACAGGATAACTGCAGCCCAGCACAGTGTAACTGGATCTGCTGTGTCGAAAACAGTATGCAAGGCCACCACACATGAAATAATGGGCCCGAAAAAGAAACATTTGGATT ACCTGATCCATTGCACCAATGAGATGAATGTGAACATTCCCCAGCTGGCTGACTCACTGTTTGAGAGGACCACCAGCACGAGCTGGGTGGTGGTCTTCAAGTCGCTCATCGCCACACACCACCTTATGGTCTACGGCAATGAG CGTTTTGTGCAGTACTTGGCTTCAAGGAACACATTATTCAACCTCAGTAATTTTTTGGACAAAAGTGGTTTACAAG gtctctctctcccaggctaCGATATGTCCACATTTATCCGGAGGTACAGTCGATATCTGAATGAAAAGGCTGTGTCATACAGACAGGTTGCCTTTGACTTCACTAAAGTAAAGCGAGG GGTGGATGGGGTGATGAGGACCATGAATACAGAGAAGCTACTGAAGACCATCCCTATCATACAAAGCCAGATGGACGCCCTCCTCGACTTCAAT GTTAATGCCAATGAGCTCACAAACGGAGTGATCAATGCAGGGTTCATGCTCCTCTTCAAAGATTCCATTAGGCTTTTTGCTGCATATAACGAAGGCATCATCAACCTGCTGG AGAAGTACTTTGACATGAAGAAAACCCAGTGTAAAGAGGGCCTGGATATCTACAAGAAGTTCCTGACACGAATGACCCGAATCTCAGAGTTCCTTAAAGTGGCAGAG CAGGTGGGGATTGATCGAGGAGACATTCCAGACCTTTCCCAG GCTCCCAGTAGCCTCCTGGAAGCTCTGGAGCAGCACCTGGCCTCTCTAGAGGGGAAGAAAGTCAAAGACTCCACTGCTGCCAGCAG GGCTAGTACTCTATCCAACGCAGTGTCCTCGCTGGCCAGTACAGGGATGTCTTTTACTAAAGTAGACGAGCGGGAGAAGCAGGCTGCTCTGGAGGAGGAACAGGCTCGTCTCAAAGCACTGAAG GAACAGAGGCTGAAGGAGCTCTCTAAGAGGCCTTCCTTCACCACCACAGACACGTCTCCGGTCTCCACCACCGGGGGCACTATCAGCACAGCCCCGGCAATCGACCTCTTCTCCACACCCAGCTGCTCCAATGG tgCTCTGAAGATGGAGAGTGACCTGTTTGACATTCAGCAGACCTTTAACCCTTCAGTGCAGGCCAGTTCTACAGGGCTTCCTGTGGCCACAGCATGGGCAG GGTACTCCACAGCATCACAGGCCCCTCCCCCAGGAGCACTCCAGGTGGATTTCGAGTCAGTCTTTGGAGCCAAAGCTATCGGCGTTAACAACATTGACTCTGATG ACATCCTGAAACCCACCATGGTCGGCTCCAATCAGGCCCTGTGCTCCATCAATCAGCTGTCAGACAAACTGGTCGGAGTTGACCTGGACTCCTCCCTGGCCAACCTGGTGGGCA ATCTCGGGATTGGAAATGGCACAACAAAAAA TGACATCCACTGGAGCCAGCCTGGGGAGAAGAGGCTGACTGGCGGGAGCAACTGGCAGCCCAAGGCAGCCCCAAACACCACCTGGAACCCCGTCTCCATG ACCCCCCCAGTCATGGCCTACCCTGCCACAACACCAACAGGCATGGTGGGGGGATATGGCATG CCACCTCAACAGCTTGGCTCTATGGGTATGATGAACCAACCCACCATGATGTACAACCAGCCCATCATGAGGCCGCCCAACCCCTTCGGCTCTGTTTCCAGTGCCCAG ATGCAGTTCATGTAA
- the LOC120018164 gene encoding phosphatidylinositol-binding clathrin assembly protein-like isoform X3 has product MSGQSITDRITAAQHSVTGSAVSKTVCKATTHEIMGPKKKHLDYLIHCTNEMNVNIPQLADSLFERTTSTSWVVVFKSLIATHHLMVYGNERFVQYLASRNTLFNLSNFLDKSGLQGLSLPGYDMSTFIRRYSRYLNEKAVSYRQVAFDFTKVKRGVDGVMRTMNTEKLLKTIPIIQSQMDALLDFNVNANELTNGVINAGFMLLFKDSIRLFAAYNEGIINLLEKYFDMKKTQCKEGLDIYKKFLTRMTRISEFLKVAEQVGIDRGDIPDLSQAPSSLLEALEQHLASLEGKKVKDSTAASRASTLSNAVSSLASTGMSFTKVDEREKQAALEEEQARLKALKRLKELSKRPSFTTTDTSPVSTTGGTISTAPAIDLFSTPSCSNGALKMESDLFDIQQTFNPSVQASSTGLPVATAWAGYSTASQAPPPGALQVDFESVFGAKAIGVNNIDSDDILKPTMVGSNQALCSINQLSDKLVGVDLDSSLANLVGNLGIGNGTTKNDIHWSQPGEKRLTGGSNWQPKAAPNTTWNPVSMTPPVMAYPATTPTGMVGGYGMPPQQLGSMGMMNQPTMMYNQPIMRPPNPFGSVSSAQPSAASSPSSQSPLRAPGQDPFAQLSLKDFL; this is encoded by the exons ATGTCGGGGCAGAGCATTACTGACAGGATAACTGCAGCCCAGCACAGTGTAACTGGATCTGCTGTGTCGAAAACAGTATGCAAGGCCACCACACATGAAATAATGGGCCCGAAAAAGAAACATTTGGATT ACCTGATCCATTGCACCAATGAGATGAATGTGAACATTCCCCAGCTGGCTGACTCACTGTTTGAGAGGACCACCAGCACGAGCTGGGTGGTGGTCTTCAAGTCGCTCATCGCCACACACCACCTTATGGTCTACGGCAATGAG CGTTTTGTGCAGTACTTGGCTTCAAGGAACACATTATTCAACCTCAGTAATTTTTTGGACAAAAGTGGTTTACAAG gtctctctctcccaggctaCGATATGTCCACATTTATCCGGAGGTACAGTCGATATCTGAATGAAAAGGCTGTGTCATACAGACAGGTTGCCTTTGACTTCACTAAAGTAAAGCGAGG GGTGGATGGGGTGATGAGGACCATGAATACAGAGAAGCTACTGAAGACCATCCCTATCATACAAAGCCAGATGGACGCCCTCCTCGACTTCAAT GTTAATGCCAATGAGCTCACAAACGGAGTGATCAATGCAGGGTTCATGCTCCTCTTCAAAGATTCCATTAGGCTTTTTGCTGCATATAACGAAGGCATCATCAACCTGCTGG AGAAGTACTTTGACATGAAGAAAACCCAGTGTAAAGAGGGCCTGGATATCTACAAGAAGTTCCTGACACGAATGACCCGAATCTCAGAGTTCCTTAAAGTGGCAGAG CAGGTGGGGATTGATCGAGGAGACATTCCAGACCTTTCCCAG GCTCCCAGTAGCCTCCTGGAAGCTCTGGAGCAGCACCTGGCCTCTCTAGAGGGGAAGAAAGTCAAAGACTCCACTGCTGCCAGCAG GGCTAGTACTCTATCCAACGCAGTGTCCTCGCTGGCCAGTACAGGGATGTCTTTTACTAAAGTAGACGAGCGGGAGAAGCAGGCTGCTCTGGAGGAGGAACAGGCTCGTCTCAAAGCACTGAAG AGGCTGAAGGAGCTCTCTAAGAGGCCTTCCTTCACCACCACAGACACGTCTCCGGTCTCCACCACCGGGGGCACTATCAGCACAGCCCCGGCAATCGACCTCTTCTCCACACCCAGCTGCTCCAATGG tgCTCTGAAGATGGAGAGTGACCTGTTTGACATTCAGCAGACCTTTAACCCTTCAGTGCAGGCCAGTTCTACAGGGCTTCCTGTGGCCACAGCATGGGCAG GGTACTCCACAGCATCACAGGCCCCTCCCCCAGGAGCACTCCAGGTGGATTTCGAGTCAGTCTTTGGAGCCAAAGCTATCGGCGTTAACAACATTGACTCTGATG ACATCCTGAAACCCACCATGGTCGGCTCCAATCAGGCCCTGTGCTCCATCAATCAGCTGTCAGACAAACTGGTCGGAGTTGACCTGGACTCCTCCCTGGCCAACCTGGTGGGCA ATCTCGGGATTGGAAATGGCACAACAAAAAA TGACATCCACTGGAGCCAGCCTGGGGAGAAGAGGCTGACTGGCGGGAGCAACTGGCAGCCCAAGGCAGCCCCAAACACCACCTGGAACCCCGTCTCCATG ACCCCCCCAGTCATGGCCTACCCTGCCACAACACCAACAGGCATGGTGGGGGGATATGGCATG CCACCTCAACAGCTTGGCTCTATGGGTATGATGAACCAACCCACCATGATGTACAACCAGCCCATCATGAGGCCGCCCAACCCCTTCGGCTCTGTTTCCAGTGCCCAG CCCTCTGCAGCCTCTAGTCCTTCCAGCCAGAGTCCTCTCAGAGCCCCCGGACAGGACCCATTTGCACAGCTCTCTCTCAAGGATTTCTTGTAG
- the LOC120018164 gene encoding phosphatidylinositol-binding clathrin assembly protein-like isoform X1 — MSGQSITDRITAAQHSVTGSAVSKTVCKATTHEIMGPKKKHLDYLIHCTNEMNVNIPQLADSLFERTTSTSWVVVFKSLIATHHLMVYGNERFVQYLASRNTLFNLSNFLDKSGLQGLSLPGYDMSTFIRRYSRYLNEKAVSYRQVAFDFTKVKRGVDGVMRTMNTEKLLKTIPIIQSQMDALLDFNVNANELTNGVINAGFMLLFKDSIRLFAAYNEGIINLLEKYFDMKKTQCKEGLDIYKKFLTRMTRISEFLKVAEQVGIDRGDIPDLSQAPSSLLEALEQHLASLEGKKVKDSTAASRASTLSNAVSSLASTGMSFTKVDEREKQAALEEEQARLKALKEQRLKELSKRPSFTTTDTSPVSTTGGTISTAPAIDLFSTPSCSNGALKMESDLFDIQQTFNPSVQASSTGLPVATAWAGYSTASQAPPPGALQVDFESVFGAKAIGVNNIDSDDILKPTMVGSNQALCSINQLSDKLVGVDLDSSLANLVGNLGIGNGTTKNDIHWSQPGEKRLTGGSNWQPKAAPNTTWNPVSMTPPVMAYPATTPTGMVGGYGMPPQQLGSMGMMNQPTMMYNQPIMRPPNPFGSVSSAQPSAASSPSSQSPLRAPGQDPFAQLSLKDFL; from the exons ATGTCGGGGCAGAGCATTACTGACAGGATAACTGCAGCCCAGCACAGTGTAACTGGATCTGCTGTGTCGAAAACAGTATGCAAGGCCACCACACATGAAATAATGGGCCCGAAAAAGAAACATTTGGATT ACCTGATCCATTGCACCAATGAGATGAATGTGAACATTCCCCAGCTGGCTGACTCACTGTTTGAGAGGACCACCAGCACGAGCTGGGTGGTGGTCTTCAAGTCGCTCATCGCCACACACCACCTTATGGTCTACGGCAATGAG CGTTTTGTGCAGTACTTGGCTTCAAGGAACACATTATTCAACCTCAGTAATTTTTTGGACAAAAGTGGTTTACAAG gtctctctctcccaggctaCGATATGTCCACATTTATCCGGAGGTACAGTCGATATCTGAATGAAAAGGCTGTGTCATACAGACAGGTTGCCTTTGACTTCACTAAAGTAAAGCGAGG GGTGGATGGGGTGATGAGGACCATGAATACAGAGAAGCTACTGAAGACCATCCCTATCATACAAAGCCAGATGGACGCCCTCCTCGACTTCAAT GTTAATGCCAATGAGCTCACAAACGGAGTGATCAATGCAGGGTTCATGCTCCTCTTCAAAGATTCCATTAGGCTTTTTGCTGCATATAACGAAGGCATCATCAACCTGCTGG AGAAGTACTTTGACATGAAGAAAACCCAGTGTAAAGAGGGCCTGGATATCTACAAGAAGTTCCTGACACGAATGACCCGAATCTCAGAGTTCCTTAAAGTGGCAGAG CAGGTGGGGATTGATCGAGGAGACATTCCAGACCTTTCCCAG GCTCCCAGTAGCCTCCTGGAAGCTCTGGAGCAGCACCTGGCCTCTCTAGAGGGGAAGAAAGTCAAAGACTCCACTGCTGCCAGCAG GGCTAGTACTCTATCCAACGCAGTGTCCTCGCTGGCCAGTACAGGGATGTCTTTTACTAAAGTAGACGAGCGGGAGAAGCAGGCTGCTCTGGAGGAGGAACAGGCTCGTCTCAAAGCACTGAAG GAACAGAGGCTGAAGGAGCTCTCTAAGAGGCCTTCCTTCACCACCACAGACACGTCTCCGGTCTCCACCACCGGGGGCACTATCAGCACAGCCCCGGCAATCGACCTCTTCTCCACACCCAGCTGCTCCAATGG tgCTCTGAAGATGGAGAGTGACCTGTTTGACATTCAGCAGACCTTTAACCCTTCAGTGCAGGCCAGTTCTACAGGGCTTCCTGTGGCCACAGCATGGGCAG GGTACTCCACAGCATCACAGGCCCCTCCCCCAGGAGCACTCCAGGTGGATTTCGAGTCAGTCTTTGGAGCCAAAGCTATCGGCGTTAACAACATTGACTCTGATG ACATCCTGAAACCCACCATGGTCGGCTCCAATCAGGCCCTGTGCTCCATCAATCAGCTGTCAGACAAACTGGTCGGAGTTGACCTGGACTCCTCCCTGGCCAACCTGGTGGGCA ATCTCGGGATTGGAAATGGCACAACAAAAAA TGACATCCACTGGAGCCAGCCTGGGGAGAAGAGGCTGACTGGCGGGAGCAACTGGCAGCCCAAGGCAGCCCCAAACACCACCTGGAACCCCGTCTCCATG ACCCCCCCAGTCATGGCCTACCCTGCCACAACACCAACAGGCATGGTGGGGGGATATGGCATG CCACCTCAACAGCTTGGCTCTATGGGTATGATGAACCAACCCACCATGATGTACAACCAGCCCATCATGAGGCCGCCCAACCCCTTCGGCTCTGTTTCCAGTGCCCAG CCCTCTGCAGCCTCTAGTCCTTCCAGCCAGAGTCCTCTCAGAGCCCCCGGACAGGACCCATTTGCACAGCTCTCTCTCAAGGATTTCTTGTAG